A genomic segment from Nicotiana tabacum cultivar K326 chromosome 9, ASM71507v2, whole genome shotgun sequence encodes:
- the LOC107786397 gene encoding uncharacterized protein LOC107786397 codes for MTNMRSRIAIPILGLLILFSAWEACMAEGDYLIYKDPTKPLNIRIRDLMSRMTLAEKIGQMTQLDRRILTSQIMKDYGIGSVLSGGGSVPKPEATAREWVDMVNEFQKGALSTRLGIPMIYGIDAVHGHNNVYKATVFPHNVGLGATRDPDLVKRIGAATALEVRATGIQYVFAPCIAVCRDPRWGRCYESYSEDPEIVKQMTEIIPGLQGDHPPRKAGIPYVAGKEKVAACAKHFVGDGGTTKGINENNTVTDWHTLLSIHMPGYYQSIIKGVSTVMVSYSSWNGVKMHAHHNLVTNFLKDTLKFRGFVISDWQGIDKITSPPHANYTHSVLTGVQAGIDMIMVPLNHTEFIDILTSLVNNNFIPMSRIDDAVRRILRVKFTMGLFENPLADYRLVKHLGSQAHRDLAREAVRKSLVLLKNGANADEPVLPLPKKATRILVAGSHANNLGYQCGGWTITWQGVEGNNVTLGTTILDAITATVDPSTEVVYSENPTTEFMESNKFSYAIVVVGELPYAETAGDSLNLTIPEQGITTMNNVCGSIKCVVVLISGRPLVVQPHLSNIDSLVAAWLPGTEGQGVADVLFGDYEFTGKLSRTWFKTVNQLPMNVGDSHYDPLFPFGFGLTTTATKAQDQIASR; via the exons ATGACAAACATGAGATCAAGAATTGCAATCCCTATATTGGGACTTCTGATATTATTCTCTGCGTGGGAAGCATGCATGGCAGAAGGAGATTACTTGATTTACAAGGATCCTACGAAGCCGCTAAATATACGTATAAGGGATCTAATGAGTCGAATGACATTGGCAGAAAAAATAGGGCAGATGACACAGCTCGATAGAAGAATTTTGACATCGCAAATTATGAAAGATTATGGAATTGGTAGTGTACTGAGTGGTGGAGGAAGTGTGCCAAAACCTGAAGCGACAGCCCGAGAATGGGTTGATATGGTGAATGAGTTTCAAAAGGGAGCATTATCTACTAGGCTTGGGATCCCTATGATTTATGGGATTGATGCAGTTCATGGACATAATAATGTTTATAAGGCTACTGTTTTTCCTCATAATGTTGGCCTTGGTGCAACCAG AGATCCAGACCTTGTGAAAAGAATTGGTGCAGCAACTGCTCTTGAAGTTAGAGCTACTGGCATTCAATATGTTTTTGCTCCATGCATCGCG GTATGCAGAGATCCAAGATGGGGTAGGTGCTATGAAAGTTACAGCGAGGATCCAGAAATTGTGAAACAAATGACTGAAATTATCCCTGGATTACAAGGGGACCATCCTCCTCGTAAAGCAGGCATTCCTTATGTAGCTGGAAA GGAAAAAGTAGCAGCTTGTGCAAAACACTTTGTTGGAGATGGTGGTACAACAAAAGGGATCAATGAGAATAATACAGTGACAGATTGGCATACATTGCTAAGTATTCACATGCCTGGTTATTATCAATCAATTATCAAAGGAGTTTCAACTGTTATGGTGTCTTATTCAAGTTGGAATGGTGTCAAGATGCATGCACATCATAATCTTGTTACCAATTTCCTCAAGGATACCTTAAAATTCAGG ggATTTGTCATCTCCGATTGGCAAGGAATTGACAAAATAACTTCACCACCTCATGCAAATTACACACATTCAGTGCTCACTGGGGTTCAAGCCGGCATTGACATG ATTATGGTCCCTCTAAACCATACGGAATTTATTGATATATTGACCTCGTTGGTGAATAATAATTTTATTCCCATGAGCCGAATTGATGATGCAGTGAGGAGGATCTTGAGAGTCAAATTTACCATGGGTCTTTTTGAGAATCCTTTGGCTGATTATAGATTAGTTAAACATCTCGGAAGCCAG GCACATAGAGATTTGGCAAGAGAAGCAGTAAGAAAATCACTAGTATTACTGAAGAATGGGGCAAATGCAGATGAGCCTGTACTTCCACTGCCTAAGAAGGCAACACGAATATTAGTGGCTGGATCTCATGCCAACAATTTGGGCTATCAATGTGGTGGTTGGACTATTACTTGGCAAGGAGTTGAAGGAAACAATGTCACACTTG ggACAACCATTTTGGATGCTATAACTGCTACCGTTGATCCAAGCACAGAAGTAGTCTACAGTGAAAATCCGACCACAGAATTTATGGAATCCAACAAATTCTCATACGCAATAGTGGTAGTAGGTGAACTACCTTATGCTGAAACAGCAGGAGACAGCTTGAACTTAACTATTCCTGAGCAAGGAATAACAACAATGAACAATGTCTGTGGAAGTATAAAATGTGTAGTGGTTTTAATTTCAGGGAGGCCATTAGTTGTGCAACCACATTTAAGTAACATTGATTCACTTGTTGCTGCTTGGTTACCTGGTACTGAAGGACAAGGAGTTGCTGATGTATTATTTGGTGATTATGAGTTTACTGGAAAATTGTCAAGAACTTGGTTCAAGACTGTGAACCAATTGCCAATGAATGTTGGTGATTCACACTATGATCCACTTTTCCCATTTGGGTTTGGACTTACTACTACGGCTACTAAAGCCCAGGACCAAATTGCTTCTAGATAG
- the LOC142164038 gene encoding zinc finger BED domain-containing protein RICESLEEPER 3-like, producing MASAMLLKFKKYWDGVHILMGVAAIFDPRYKMRLVEFFLPLIYGEESSTKIQEVRSNCYDLFQDYKSKLSGPHDSLASSSSEVTSFIEGDRLSSFDRFVASSGATVETRSELDMYLEEGLLPRTPSFNNLSWWKTNGLKFSTLQKMARDLLAIPVSTVASESAFSTSGRLISPHRSRLHPTTLEALMCARTWLWNDLNGLSSTIDKVSCPTLLDEEEEPDSSGLSQHC from the exons ATGGCTTCTGCGATGttgttgaaatttaaaaaatattgggatgGTGTGCATATTTTGATGGGAGTAGCTGCAATCTTTGATCCACGGTACAAGATGAGGTTGGTAGAGTTCTTTCTtccactaatttatggtgaagaATCTTCAACTAAAATTCAAGAAGTTCGATCCAATTGTTATGATCTCTTTCAAGATTATAAGAGTAAATTATCTGGTCCACATGATTCATTAGCTTCTAGTTCTAGTGAAGTCACTAGTTTTATTGAGGGTGATCGGCTTTCGAGCTTTGATAGATTTGTTGCTTCGAGTGGAGCTACCGTGGAAACAAGATCAGAGTTGGATATGTACTTAGAAGAAGGCCTACTACCTCGAACTCCTTCATTTAACAATTTGAGTTGGTGGAAGACAAATGGATTGAAATTTTCTACATTGCAAAAAATGGCACGTGATCTCTTAGCCATTCCCGTGTCTACTGTTGCTTCAGAATCGGCATTTAGCACCAGTGGGAGGTTGATTAGCCCACATCGGAGTAGACTCCATCCCACTACTTTGGAAGCTTTAATGTGTGCTCGCACGTGGTTATGGAATGACTTAAATG GTTTGTCTTCAACGATTGATAAAGTTTCATGTCCAACATTGCTTGATGAAGAGGAAGAGCCGGATTCAAGTGGTTTATCGCAACATTGCTAA
- the LOC107821814 gene encoding zinc finger BED domain-containing protein RICESLEEPER 2-like has product MASQNEENLPALSSNAISLDDESQRPLQQDEVELGKRRYSRAWKYFKPVKVNGVSYGLCKYCDRRYKNARNCGTKYMLDHIPKCPNRPRDVQNEGDIGGSYFDQDVSRKQLAHAIILHEYPLSIVDHVGFRNFVASLQPMFKMVSRNTIKNDIMKFFDNLKSQTSKLLEKVTSRIAITTDMWTSNSNKKGFMAITGHFIDDSWRLQSHILRFAYVPAPHDKDALCGALVNCLFDWNLERKISTITVDNSSTNNAMIKTLLDEKLNKKDLLLTGRVFHVRCTAHILNLIVQEGLKVIGDSISKVRDSVLYWIGSAGRIERFEEAARLVHCSCNKKLEYDCPTRWNSTYLMLRTAIEYKEVFRKLSLTDTNYQSYPAE; this is encoded by the coding sequence ATGGCATCTCAAAATGAAGAGAATCTACCAGCTTTATCTTCTAATGCTATTTCCTTAGACGATGAGAGTCAAAGGCCTTTACAACAAGATGAAGTTGAACTggggaaaagaagatattcccgAGCATGGAAGTATTTCAAGCCGGTGAAGGTTAATGGTGTTTCATATGGTCTTTGTAAGTATTGCGATCGCCGATATAAAAATGCCAGGAATTGTGGGACAAAATATATGTTAGATCACATACCTAAGTGTCCTAACAGGCCAAGAGATGTACAAAATGAGGGTGATATCGGGGGTAGTTATTTTGATCAAGATGTTTCACGTAAACAACTTGCACATGCCATTATTTTACACGAGTATCCACTCTCTATAGTTGATCATGTGGGATTTAGAAACTTTGTTGCGAGTCTCCAACCTATGTTTAAGATGGTTTCTAGAAATACAATCAAGAATGACATAATGAAATTTTTTGACAATTTAAAATCGCAAACTTCTAAGTTGTTGGAGAAAGTCACGAGTAGAATTGCAATAACAACCGATATGTGGACTTCCAATAGTAACAAAAAAGGGTTCATGGCTATTACTGGTCATTTCATTGATGATTCATGGAGGCTTCAAAGTCATATTCTGAGATTTGCTTATGTCCCTGCTCCACATGATAAAGATGCTTTGTGTGGTGCTTTGGTTAATTGTTTGTTTGATTGGAATCTTGAACGAAAAATATCAACTATCACAGTTGATAATTCTAGCACAAACAATGCTATGATTAAAACTTTATTGGATGAGAAACTTAATAAAAAAGATTTGTTGTTGACTGGTCGAGTATTTCATGTGCGTTGTACTGCacatattttaaatttaattgtGCAAGAAGGGTTAAAGGTGATAGGAGATAGTATTAGCAAAGTGCGTGATAGTGTCTTGTATTGGATTGGATCAGCTGGCAGAATTGAGAGGTTTGAAGAAGCTGCACGTTTGGTTCACTGTTCTTGTAATAAGAAGTTGGAGTATGATTGTCCTACTCGGTGGAACTCGACATATCTGATGTTGAGAACGGCTATAGAATACAAAGAGGTGTTTAGGAAGTTGAGTCTAACTGACACAAATTATCAGTCTTATCCAGCTGAATAG
- the LOC107821815 gene encoding uncharacterized protein LOC107821815, which translates to MGRMSIPMMGFVVLCLWAVVAEGEYVKYKDPKQPVGARIKDLMKRMTLEEKIGQMTQIERKVATAHVMKQNFIGSVLSGGGSVPAPKASAQVWTNMVDEIQKGSLSTRLGIPMIYGIDAVHGHNNVYGATIFPHNVGLGVTRDPDLVKRIGAATALEVRATGIPYAFAPCIAVCRNPRWGRCYESYSEDHRIVRSMTEIIPGLQGDLPAKSKNGVPYVGGKTKVAACAKHFVGDGGTLQGVDESNTVISSNSLFSIHMPAYYDSLRKGVATVMVSYSSWNGRKMHANRDLVTGFLKDKLKFRGFVISDWQGLDRITDPPHANYSYSVQAGIMAGIDMIMVPENYREFIDTLTSQVKANIIPMSRIDDAVKRILRVKFVMGLFENPMSDPSLANQLGSKEHRELAREAVRKSLVLLKNGKTPSQPLLPLPKKAPKILVTGTHADNLGYQCGGWTIEWQGVAGNDLTVGTTILTAIKKTVDPSTQVVYQQNPDANFVKSNKFSYAIVVVGEVPYAEMFGDSSNLTIAEPGPSTISNVCGAVKCVVVVVSGRPVVMEPYVSKMDALVAAWLPGTEGQGVADALFGDYGFTGKLARTWFKRVDQLPMNFDDAHVDPLFPFGFGITTKPVNGY; encoded by the exons atgggGAGAATGTCAATACCCATGATGGGTTTTGTGGTGTTATGCCTATGGGCAGTGGTAGCAGAAGGAGAATATGTGAAATACAAGGACCCAAAACAGCCAGTAGGAGCTAGAATTAAGGATTTGATGAAAAGGATGACACTTGAGGAAAAGATTGGTCAGATGACTCAGATTGAGAGGAAAGTTGCCACTGCTCATGTTATGAAGCAAAACTTCATTG GGAGTGTATTGAGTGGTGGAGGAAGTGTCCCTGCACCTAAGGCCTCTGCTCAGGTTTGGACCAATATGGTAGATGAGATTCAAAAGGGTTCTCTTTCGACCCGTCTTGGAATTCCCATGATTTATGGAATTGATGCAGTTCatggtcacaacaatgtctatgGGGCTACAATCTTTCCTCACAATGTTGGGCTTGGTGTTACCAG GGATCCTGATCTTGTGAAGCGTATTGGGGCTGCAACTGCACTTGAAGTCAGAGCTACAGGAATTCCATATGCCTTTGCTCCCTGCATCGCA GTATGTAGAAATCCTAGATGGGGCCGTTGTTATGAGAGTTACAGTGAAGATCATAGGATTGTGCGAAGCATGACAGAGATCATTCCTGGCCTGCAAGGAGATTTGCCAGCTAAATCTAAGAATGGTGTTCCTTATGTTGGAGGAAA GACTAAGGTTGCGGCCTGTGCTAAGCACTTTGTGGGAGATGGTGGCACGTTGCAGGGCGTTGATGAAAGTAACACTGTAATCAGCTCAAACAGTTTATTTAGCATCCACATGCCTGCATATTATGACTCACTCAGAAAGGGTGTTGCAACGGTTATGGTGTCTTACTCAAGCTGGAACGGAAGAAAGATGCATGCCAACCGAGACCTCGTCACTGGCTTCCTGAAGGACAAACTCAAGTTCAGG GGCTTCGTCATTTCAGATTGGCAAGGGCTTGACCGGATTACTGACCCACCTCATGCTAACTACTCTTATTCAGTTCAAGCTGGAATTATGGCAGGAATCGACATG ATTATGGTCCCCGAGAATTATAGAGAGTTTATCGATACTTTGACTTCTCAAGTGAAAGCCAATATCATTCCCATGAGCAGAATTGATGATGCTGTGAAGCGGATACTGAGGGTTAAATTTGTTATGGGTCTCTTCGAGAACCCAATGTCTGACCCTAGCTTGGCAAACCAACTAGGTAGCAAG GAGCACAGAGAATTAGCAAGGGAAGCAGTAAGGAAATCACTCGTACTCTTGAAGAATGGCAAAACGCCTAGTCAGCCATTACTTCCCCTTCCAAAGAAAGCTCCAAAAATACTTGTTACTGGAACTCATGCAGACAACTTGGGTTACCAATGTGGAGGCTGGACAATTGAATGGCAGGGTGTTGCTGGCAACGATCTTACAGTCG GAACTACCATTCTAACTGCTATCAAGAAAACTGTTGATCCTTCTACACAAGTAGTGTACCAGCAGAATCCTGATGCGAACTTCGTAAAGTCCAACAAATTCTCCTATGCCATTGTGGTTGTGGGTGAAGTCCCATATGCAGAGATGTTTGGCGACAGCTCAAATCTCACAATAGCTGAACCAGGTCCTAGCACCATCAGTAACGTTTGTGGAGCAGTGAAGTGTGTTGTAGTCGTAGTCTCAGGTCGTCCAGTGGTTATGGAGCCTTACGTTTCAAAAATGGATGCTCTCGTTGCTGCTTGGCTCCCTGGAACTGAAGGCCAAGGTGTTGCTGATGCTTTATTTGGTGACTATGGCTTCACTGGAAAACTTGCTCGCACTTGGTTCAAGAGAGTTGATCAGCTTCCAATGAACTTTGACGATGCACACGTTGATCCCCTCTTTCCCTTTGGATTTGGCATCACAACCAAACCAGTGAATGGCTACTAG